The Pseudoliparis swirei isolate HS2019 ecotype Mariana Trench chromosome 1, NWPU_hadal_v1, whole genome shotgun sequence genome has a window encoding:
- the LOC130193979 gene encoding uncharacterized protein LOC130193979: MMELMKEVSGEVTAFADEILHSIFFLGKIQKLPFSPEDIVTDGEMLNELQDLFPRAFDLYSSQLPKRGPFSCLLDMVVHLNGRDNEMLIIERLGEIIRELDLRQDLVSSTICVSHIADTKDPVKYYGVSNSAPGRLPRKIMIAASCLGYWDRYVAGAVMTYFPSKQKDFEGTIQLPECVRCQAFSLWRNKHMLPCGSCGNLFGLKPCEEKEWVYGNCAEVESLSNLFKHVDDVKVSAQPTSRMYSDGAMLKLEGRVRKDLTNWLKGREFKWKNTFYIPQRVSDLKRGHD, from the exons ATGATGGAGCTGATGAAGGAAGTTTCTGGTGAAGTCACAGCTTTCGCTGATGAG ATTCTTCACAGCATCTTCTTTTTGGGAAAAATCCAGAAACTACCATTTTCTCCAGAGGATATTGTGACTGATGGAGAGATGTTGAACGAATTGCAGGACCTCTTCCCTCGAGCCTTTGACCTTTATTCCTCTCAGCTACCAAAGCGGGgtccgttttcatgcctgctaGACATG GTTGTCCATCTGAATGGACGAGACAACGAAATGTTAATCATAGAGCGTCTGGGCGAGATCATCAGGGAGCTGGACCTCAGGCAGGATCTGGTGTCCTCCACCATCTGTGTCTCTCACATAGCCGATACTAAAGATCCAGTCAAGTACTATGGAGTCTCCAATTCCGCTCCTGGCCGTCTTCCGAGGAAAATCATGATTGCTGCGTCCTGTCTCGGCTACTGGGACAGGTATGTAGCAGGTGCAGTGATGACCTACTTTCCATCCAAGCAGAAAGATTTTGAGGGAACTATCCAACTTCCTGAGTGTGTCAGGTGCCAGGCGTTCAGCCTCTGGAGGAACAAACACATGCTTCCTTGCGGATCATGTGGCAATTTGTTTGGTTTGAAACCATGTGAAGAGAAGGAGTGGGTATATGGCAACTGTGCCGAAGTTGAAAGTTTGAGCAACTTGTTTAAACATGTGGATGACGTCAAAGTGAGCGCACAACCAACATCTAGGATGTACTCGGATGGGGCGATGCTTAAGCTTGAAGGGCGTGTGAGGAAAGATCTCACCAATTGGCTTAAAGGTCGGGAATTTAAATGGAAGAATACTTTCTACATCCCTCAACGTGTCTCTGATCTTAAAAGGGGACATGATTAA